From the Solea senegalensis isolate Sse05_10M linkage group LG16, IFAPA_SoseM_1, whole genome shotgun sequence genome, one window contains:
- the LOC122782713 gene encoding glycerophosphodiester phosphodiesterase 1-like — MLLMDEVNQYSVVFVVVLLVTRSLVQPAVFVAALYLFLALLQLPRVPVVQAQRVLHPTKVSVVAHRGGGHDAPENTIAAIRQASKNGATGVELDVEFSADGVPILMHDKTVDRTTDGSGPLSQMRFSELRQLDAVAKHRLRDKFVGERIPTLQEAVEECIRLRLTIYFDVKGQPDQAIAAFRELYRKHPVLYNSSIICSFEPKLLYWMRQSDPHVVTALIHRPWSLSQCVDAHYFDSLWKYRWMTLVMDVVLDCAPQSVVWRLCGISAFLIHKDFVSLNFVQHWAERGVEVVVWTVNTNVEKSFYQEVLQVNYITDSLVEDCSPTECS, encoded by the coding sequence ATGCTTCTAATGGACGAGGTCAACCAGTACTCGGTGGTCTTCGTGGTGGTCCTGCTGGTGACTCGCAGCCTGGTGCAGCCAGCTGTCTTTGTTGCCGCCCTCTACCTGTTTCTGGCCCTGTTGCAGTTACCCCGGGTACCGGTGGTTCAAGCCCAGCGGGTGTTACACCCCACCAAGGTGTCGGTGGTGGCTCACCGCGGCGGCGGGCACGACGCCCCGGAGAACACGATAGCCGCCATCCGCCAGGCCAGTAAAAACGGGGCAACGGGTGTGGAGCTGGACGTGGAGTTTTCAGCAGACGGGGTCCCGATACTCATGCACGACAAGACCGTGGACCGGACCACCGACGGGTCAGGACCACTCAGCCAGATGAGATTCTCTGAACTGCGTCAACTGGACGCAGTCGCTAAACACCGACTCCGGGACAAATTTGTGGGAGAGAGGATTCCCACTCTGCAGGAGGCGGTGGAGGAGTGCATCAGACTGCGCCTCACCATCTACTTTGATGTCAAAGGTCAACCAGACCAGGCCATCGCAGCCTTCAGAGAGTTGTATAGGAAGCATCCAGTCCTctacaacagcagcatcatctGCTCGTTTGAGCCGAAGCTCCTCTACTGGATGAGACAGAGTGACCCGCATGTGGTCACGGCGCTGATCCACAGGCCATGGAGTCTGAGTCAGTGCGTGGATGCCCATTATTTTGATTCCCTGTGGAAATACCGCTGGATGACACTCGTCATGGACGTCGTTTTGGACTGTGCACCCCAGTCTGTGGTGTGGAGGCTCTGCGGCATCTCGGCCTTCCTCATCCACAAGGACTTTGTCTCGCTGAACTTTGTGCAGCACTGGGCCGAGAGaggggtggaggtggtggtgtggaCAGTCAACACCAATGTGGAGAAAAGCTTTTACCAGGAGGTGCTGCAAGTCAACTACATCACGGACAGTCTCGTGGAGGACTGTAGCCCCACAGAGTGTTCTTAG
- the elavl1a gene encoding ELAV-like protein 1a isoform X3, whose product MIKDANLYISGLPKSMTQKDVEDMFSRYGRIINSRVLVDQGTGMTGASRGVAFIRFDKRSEAEEAVKNLNGQKPPGAAEPITVKFAANPNQVKNTQLISQLYHNQTRRIGGPLHHQAQRFRFSPMSVDHMSGMGGVSAPGNSTSGWCIFIYNLGQDADESILWQMFGPFGAVTNVKVIRDFNTNKCKGFGFVTMTNYEEAAMAIASLNGYRLGDKMLQVSFKTSKGHK is encoded by the exons ATGATTAAAGATGCCAATCTGTATATCAGCGGCCTGCCAAAGTCCATGACCCAGAAAGATGTGGAAGACATGTTTTCACGTTATGGACGTATCATTAACTCTCGGGTACTTGTTGATCAGGGTACAGgtatgacag GTGCGTCCCGCGGGGTGGCCTTTATCAGGTTTGACAAGCGGTCCGAGGCGGAGGAGGCTGTCAAAAACCTGAACGGCCAAAAACCACCCGGTGCCGCTGAGCCAATCACGGTGAAATTTGCTGCCAACCCAAACCAGGTGAAGAACACGCAGCTCATTTCTCAGCTCTACCACAACCAAACTCGCCGCATTGGAGGGCCTTTACATCACCAGGCACAGAGGTTCAG GTTTTCCCCCATGAGCGTCGACCACATGAGTGGGATGGGAGGCGTCAGCGCCCCTGGGAACTCCACCTCCGGCTGGTGCATCTTCATCTACAACCTGGGCCAGGACGCCGACGAAAGCATCCTCTGGCAAATGTTTGGGCCGTTTGGCGCCGTCACCAATGTCAAGGTGATCCGAGACTTCAACACAAACAAGTGCAAGGGCTTTGGCTTCGTTACCATGACAAACTACGAGGAGGCGGCCATGGCCATCGCCAGCCTGAACGGCTACCGTCTCGGAGACAAGATGTTGCAAGTGTCCTTTAAGACCAGCAAGGGCCACAAGTAG
- the elavl1a gene encoding ELAV-like protein 1a isoform X2: MAVRRGHIKYLKEVYEMSNGYEDHMGGDEVKDAKTNLIVNYLPQSMTQDELRSLFSSIGEVESAKLIRDKVAGHSLGYGFVNYLNPNDAERAISTLNGLRLQSKTIKVSYARPSSDMIKDANLYISGLPKSMTQKDVEDMFSRYGRIINSRVLVDQGTGMTGASRGVAFIRFDKRSEAEEAVKNLNGQKPPGAAEPITVKFAANPNQVKNTQLISQLYHNQTRRIGGPLHHQAQRFRFSPMSVDHMSGMGGVSAPGNSTSGWCIFIYNLGQDADESILWQMFGPFGAVTNVKVIRDFNTNKCKGFGFVTMTNYEEAAMAIASLNGYRLGDKMLQVSFKTSKGHK; this comes from the exons ATGGCAGTTCGTCGTGGACACATTAAGTACTTGAAA GAGGTGTATGAAATGTCGAACGGTTATGAAGACCACATGGGAGGGGACGAGGTGAAGGATGCCAAGACTAACCTGATCGTGAACTATCTGCCACAGAGCATGACACAGGATGAACTGCGGAGCCTCTTCAGCAGCATCGGGGAGGTGGAGTCGGCCAAACTAATCCGGGACAAAGTCGCAG gCCACAGTTTAGGGTACGGATTTGTTAACTATCTTAACCCTAATGATGCAGAAAGAGCTATCAGTACACTGAATGGACTAAGGCTACAGTCCAAAACTATCAAG GTTTCATACGCACGGCCCAGCTCTGACATGATTAAAGATGCCAATCTGTATATCAGCGGCCTGCCAAAGTCCATGACCCAGAAAGATGTGGAAGACATGTTTTCACGTTATGGACGTATCATTAACTCTCGGGTACTTGTTGATCAGGGTACAGgtatgacag GTGCGTCCCGCGGGGTGGCCTTTATCAGGTTTGACAAGCGGTCCGAGGCGGAGGAGGCTGTCAAAAACCTGAACGGCCAAAAACCACCCGGTGCCGCTGAGCCAATCACGGTGAAATTTGCTGCCAACCCAAACCAGGTGAAGAACACGCAGCTCATTTCTCAGCTCTACCACAACCAAACTCGCCGCATTGGAGGGCCTTTACATCACCAGGCACAGAGGTTCAG GTTTTCCCCCATGAGCGTCGACCACATGAGTGGGATGGGAGGCGTCAGCGCCCCTGGGAACTCCACCTCCGGCTGGTGCATCTTCATCTACAACCTGGGCCAGGACGCCGACGAAAGCATCCTCTGGCAAATGTTTGGGCCGTTTGGCGCCGTCACCAATGTCAAGGTGATCCGAGACTTCAACACAAACAAGTGCAAGGGCTTTGGCTTCGTTACCATGACAAACTACGAGGAGGCGGCCATGGCCATCGCCAGCCTGAACGGCTACCGTCTCGGAGACAAGATGTTGCAAGTGTCCTTTAAGACCAGCAAGGGCCACAAGTAG
- the tspan37 gene encoding tetraspanin 37, protein MSDQRRKAFKTALQMSSQLLWVMGLVVGLGGVYLLMKYSQGSLFFSNTYITMPAILALGSAAVLLVDGFLGSCLSIKESTFLQGLFVYLLVVVFCLQSSASALAYFYSVKLDSEMAPLSGLFHNYTGRSLDRVSQAVDATQQQLHCCGVHNYTDWHETPWFNRTGGLFVPHSCCNSTFPHCNGSVDQPWQLYTQGCQVRLEASFQFVLSFIFWCGPVLFLVEVVNFLVVAQLMRDQTFIEYHILHKN, encoded by the exons ATGAGCGACCAGAGGAGAAAGGCGTTCAAAACCGCGCTGCAGATGTCGAGTCAACTTCTGTGG GTGATGGGGTTGGTGGTGGGCTTGGGTGGAGTCTATTTGCTGATGAAATACAGTCAGGGCAGCTTGTTCTTTTCGAACACCTACATCACGATGCCGGCCATCCTTGCTCTCGGAAGTGCTGCCGTCCTGTTGGTCGATGGATTCCTCGGTTCGTGTCTGAGCATCAAGGAATCCACGTTCCTGCAGGGCCTG TTTGTTTATCTTCTAGTTGTGGTCTTTTGTCTGCAAAGTTCGGCTTCAGCATTGGCTTATTTCTACTCTGTGAAG CTGGACTCAGAGATGGCTCCCCTTAGTGGACTGTTTCATAATTACACAGGCAGGAGCCTTGACCGGGTCTCTCAGGCTGTGGATGCTACTCAACAGCAG TTGCACTGTTGTGGTGTCCATAACTACACGGACTGGCATGAAACCCCGTGGTTCAACCGCACGGGTGGACTCTTTGTTCCGCACAGCTGCTGCAACTCTACATTCCCCCACTGCAATGGCTCTGTGGACCAGCCGTGGCAGCTTTACACTCAG GGCTGCCAGGTGAGGCTGGAGGCATCTTTTCAGTTTGTGCTGAGTTTTATCTTCTGGTGCGGCCCAGTCCTTTTTCTGGTGGAG GTTGTTAATTTCCTGGTGGTGGCACAGCTGATGAGGGACCAAACATTTATAGAATATCACATACTGCACAAAAACTGA
- the elavl1a gene encoding ELAV-like protein 1a isoform X1, producing the protein MAVRRGHIKYLKADLQEVYEMSNGYEDHMGGDEVKDAKTNLIVNYLPQSMTQDELRSLFSSIGEVESAKLIRDKVAGHSLGYGFVNYLNPNDAERAISTLNGLRLQSKTIKVSYARPSSDMIKDANLYISGLPKSMTQKDVEDMFSRYGRIINSRVLVDQGTGMTGASRGVAFIRFDKRSEAEEAVKNLNGQKPPGAAEPITVKFAANPNQVKNTQLISQLYHNQTRRIGGPLHHQAQRFRFSPMSVDHMSGMGGVSAPGNSTSGWCIFIYNLGQDADESILWQMFGPFGAVTNVKVIRDFNTNKCKGFGFVTMTNYEEAAMAIASLNGYRLGDKMLQVSFKTSKGHK; encoded by the exons ATGGCAGTTCGTCGTGGACACATTAAGTACTTGAAA GCCGACTTGCAGGAGGTGTATGAAATGTCGAACGGTTATGAAGACCACATGGGAGGGGACGAGGTGAAGGATGCCAAGACTAACCTGATCGTGAACTATCTGCCACAGAGCATGACACAGGATGAACTGCGGAGCCTCTTCAGCAGCATCGGGGAGGTGGAGTCGGCCAAACTAATCCGGGACAAAGTCGCAG gCCACAGTTTAGGGTACGGATTTGTTAACTATCTTAACCCTAATGATGCAGAAAGAGCTATCAGTACACTGAATGGACTAAGGCTACAGTCCAAAACTATCAAG GTTTCATACGCACGGCCCAGCTCTGACATGATTAAAGATGCCAATCTGTATATCAGCGGCCTGCCAAAGTCCATGACCCAGAAAGATGTGGAAGACATGTTTTCACGTTATGGACGTATCATTAACTCTCGGGTACTTGTTGATCAGGGTACAGgtatgacag GTGCGTCCCGCGGGGTGGCCTTTATCAGGTTTGACAAGCGGTCCGAGGCGGAGGAGGCTGTCAAAAACCTGAACGGCCAAAAACCACCCGGTGCCGCTGAGCCAATCACGGTGAAATTTGCTGCCAACCCAAACCAGGTGAAGAACACGCAGCTCATTTCTCAGCTCTACCACAACCAAACTCGCCGCATTGGAGGGCCTTTACATCACCAGGCACAGAGGTTCAG GTTTTCCCCCATGAGCGTCGACCACATGAGTGGGATGGGAGGCGTCAGCGCCCCTGGGAACTCCACCTCCGGCTGGTGCATCTTCATCTACAACCTGGGCCAGGACGCCGACGAAAGCATCCTCTGGCAAATGTTTGGGCCGTTTGGCGCCGTCACCAATGTCAAGGTGATCCGAGACTTCAACACAAACAAGTGCAAGGGCTTTGGCTTCGTTACCATGACAAACTACGAGGAGGCGGCCATGGCCATCGCCAGCCTGAACGGCTACCGTCTCGGAGACAAGATGTTGCAAGTGTCCTTTAAGACCAGCAAGGGCCACAAGTAG
- the LOC122782644 gene encoding serine/threonine-protein kinase PAK 2-like, which produces MCDSGVCEDKPPAPPVRMSSQGGGAKDTQSANHSSRPLPSVPEERKSRNKIISMFASEKGGRKKDRDKDRPEISSPSDFEHTIHVGFDAVTGEFTGMPEQWARLLQTSNISKSEQKQNPQAVLDILKFYDSTTGKQKYLSFSASDKDSQSLGKQGTVTSPSGGKGGDDDDDDTPPPIVAPRPEHTKSVYTRSVIDPLPAPEGDAASKAADRQKKKGGGKMTDEEIMEKLRTIVSIGDPKKKYTRYEKIGQGASGTVYTAIDVATGQEVAIKQINLQKQPKKELIINEILVMKELKNPNIVNFLDSFLVGDELYVVMEYLAGGSLTDVVTETCMDEAQIAAVCREVLQALEFLHANQVIHRDIKSDNVLLGMDGSVKLTDFGFCAQITPEQSKRSTMVGTPYWMAPEVVTRKAYGPKVDIWSLGIMAIEMVEGEPPYLNENPLRALYLIATNGTPELQSPEKLSPVFNSFLSRCLEMDVEKRGSGRELLQHPFLKLAKPLSSLTPLILAAKEAMRSNR; this is translated from the exons atgtgtgacaGCGGAGTGTGTGAGGACAAGCCCCCCGCCCCCCCTGTCAGGATGAGCAGccaaggaggaggagccaagGACACGCAGTCGGCCAATCACAGCTCTCGGCCGCTGCCGTCTGTACCAGAGGAGAGGAAGTCCAGGAACAAGATCATCTCCATGTTTGCCTCTGAGAAAG GAGGCAGGAAGAAGGACCGGGACAAGGACAGACCTGAGATATCGTCTCCGTCTGACTTTGAACACACCATCCATGTGGGTTTCGATGCCGTCACTGGAGAGTTCACT GGTATGCCAGAGCAATGGGCCCGTCTCCTTCAAACCTCTAACATCAGTAAATCAGAGCAGAAACAGAATCCTCAGGCCGTCCTCGACATTCTCAAGTTCTATGACTCCACCACTGGAAAACAGAAATACCTCAGTTTTTCTGCCTCGG ataAAGACTCACAGTCG CTGGGTAAACAGGGTACGGTGACCTCTCCGTCAGGTGGTAAAGGtggcgacgacgacgacgacgatacACCTCCTCCCATTGTCGCCCCGCGACCGGAACACACCAAATCA GTGTACACGAGGTCGGTGATAGATCCACTGCCAGCTCCAGAGGGAGACGCTGCGTCAAAGGCAGctgacagacagaagaagaagggaggagGCAAAATGACTGATGAGGAGATCATGGAAAAACTAA gAACTATAGTTAGTATTGGAGATCCTAAGAAGAAATACACTCGCTATGAGAAGATCGGCCAGGG ggCGTCTGGCACCGTTTACACAGCCATAGATGTTGCCACAGGACAAGAA GTGGCTATCAAACAAATCAACCTGCAGAAGCAGCCAAAGAAAGAGCTGATTATCAACGAGATCCTGGTCATGAAGGAGCTGAAGAACCCAAATATTGTCAATTTCTTAGACAG TTTCCTTGTAGGAGATGAGCTGTACGTGGTGATGGAGTATCTGGCTGGTGGCTCCCTCACTGATGTTGTGACGGAGACGTGCATGGACGAGGCCCAGATTGCCGCCGTCTGCAGAGAG GTCCTTCAGGCTCTAGAGTTTCTTCATGCCAACCAGGTCATCCACAGAGACATCAAGAGTGACAACGTGCTGCTGGGGATGGATGGATCAGTCAAActca CTGACTTCGGCTTCTGTGCCCAGATCACTCCAGAGCAGAGCAAGCGCAGCACCATGGTGGGGACTCCATACTGGATGGCTCCAGAGGTGGTGACCAGGAAAGCCTATGGACCCAAAGTGGACATTTGGTCTTTGGGGATCATGGCCATAGAGATGGTGGAGGGAGAGCCTCCTTATCTCAATGAGAACCCTTTGAGA GCTTTGTATTTAATTGCCACCAACGGGACTCCTGAGCTGCAGAGTCCAGAGAAGCTGTCTCCCGTCTTCAATTCCTTCCTGTCCCGCTGTCTAGAGATGGACGTGGAGAAGCGAGGATCAGGCAGAGAACTGCTGCAG CATCCATTCCTGAAGCTGGCCAAGCCTCTGTCCAGCCTCACCCCGCTCATCCTGGCAGCCAAGGAGGCCATGAGGAGCAACCGCTAA